The Candidatus Omnitrophota bacterium genome segment CTACGGAGCTTGCCAGCGTAGTAAACTTCATCCCTGCCGGTGTTTCGCCGGCGTATTCTCTATTCACAATCATTACACCGTTAGCTTCCGGCACTATTGCCACTATGCACTCAAAGCATCCGCATGATGTCATTGGTGATTCCATGATCGAATATGTGGACATCTGGCTTACATGCTGGTGGGACGCATTGTGAACAAAAGTGTTTATTCCTTCCCAGATACCTTTTACAGCATCAATAGCGTTACCCTTCTTTATAGGCTGATTACCACCCGTCGGCGTGATTTCGTGCGCTGCCTTGGCATCGAGCCATGAGTAGGCGCCGCAAAGTCCGAGCCTCTCAGGGCTCACGACGCAGATATGATCAGGCGCAAAGCTTTGACAAAGCGCGCAGCTATAGAAGGTATCTACTGATTCATCAGTCATGCCCGCAAGACGCGCGTCGCGCGCTTCATAGGTTTTGCGAGCTTCAGGCAAAATATTATTTACCCCTTTTTCATCCGTAATAAGTTTAACCTGAACTTTGTCTATAATCGCTCCATATTCGTCATGGAATTTTGTAATCAGCAGATCGCCGAAATGGCGGATCTTAAATCCTGCATTCTTGGCGTCCTTGGAGATCCTTACCCAGTTCATGTCACGCTGGCCCATATGAAATATGCCCATCGCGTAATTCAGGAACTTATGTATTTGACGCTCCAGTATGGGTTCAAAATCCTGTATCATCTTACGTCCGGCTACTTCTATCAGTATACCGAGGGGCGCAGACGATCCCTCCGCCATTTTATCGATCTCAGGCCCTATAACCTCTATGCGGCCATTCTCTATCTCTTCAGGCTTTCCCATCTTCAAATACTCAAAGGCCGGCGAGTATTTACCGCCGAACTGAACGAACATATTCTCTTTTCTGACGCGCTCGCCCTCAAAGGCCGCTGAACACGGGACAGGTATCGGCACTTTTGTAACTTTTATCTTGATCCCCCTTACCTCGATGCAGCGCTGCACTATTTTCTTGTGATCCAGTTCTTTCACCAAAGCCTCATACGTCGTAATACCGGATGGTTTTATCTCAGGTATATCTGTATCAGCTATGATCGGAAAGCCCATGTTTATAGCGCCGGCGCCCGTAGCATATTTTATGTCGTCAAGCTCACCAAGAACGAGGCCGAACGCGAATACTCTCTCTTTCGTGTACATGAGGCATTTCGACGCGTCTCCGGACTTAATTCCACCAAATGTCAACGCCGCCCTTATCGCCCAGTTGAGGGCGTAGATACCGGATATGGTATCTCTGCCGTAAGGAACGATATAATTTTCCCAGCCCATCTGTATCTTCTCTTCTATCAGTTGGTCTATGATGGAACGCCCCTTGACCGATGAGCCGACAAATATCAATATGCTTCTTTCCTGGAGCTGCCGGATTATATCGACGGCTGTTTTATTGTCCGGCGCCGCGCCCAGAACCGCCGCGAAACCGGCCATTCGGCCGTCGACCAATTGTATCCCAAGCGTGCGCAGGATCGTATCCGAAAAGAAGCCATTACAATCTTTTTGAGGCTCCTTGTTATATAAATAGCGTAATGCGACGATAATCTCTTCATTAAACAACGTTGCCATGCCGGCATTAAGCGCATCACCCAAATAAGGCAGCCACACTTTCTCCGAAGGCATTTCAGGAAGAAGAGACTTGGCGTGTTCGAGTATCGGCACCATATCCTTCAACGTCTCAACCTTCGCGCCTAAAAGGGCATTCGCCATAGGCAGATAAAATGCTGTATCCGGGAAATTGACCTTCTCGGATGTCCCCTTCTCCTTTATCGCTTTATCTAAAAATTCGGACGCCTGTTTATATATCTCACGAGCACCGCGAATTACAGATTCTGCAACAACTTTAGACATACATATTCTCCTTATCTTTACCTTTAATATGTTCTATAATATCAGGATAGCCGAAGCTCTCCTCTGTCAGTCTATCCCTGAACGGTACAATGTCTATCCCGTCTTTTATTAATCTTAAAAATATACCGCCATTAGCCACCTTTCCAGCCAGTACTACCCCAACCAGGCGGTTATTTTTAATAACAAATTTTTTATACGTCCCGGCTTTTGCATTCTTTAATTTTATCTCTTCGAACCCCTGTCCATCCTTTACCTTAAATATTCCAAAAGACATCGTCGGCAACCCGAAAAACTCCAGAGAATTCATCCCAAGCGAACCTTCATATTTAACCTTTTCTCCCGCCATATTCGCGCCTGCAACTCTTCCCTGCCATACGGCAATAGGCCAGAGCGCGTTCACACACCCCGCCTTCAGAGTAATATCATAAGCCTCGCATACATCTCCAGCCGCATAGATATTGGGAACTGCTGTGCGCAACGTGTTATCTGCTATTATACCTTCGTTCACTTTAATGTCTGTTCCGCTTACCATATCAATATTAGGCGCAACTCCTTTACTGACTATCAGTATTGAAGCCTCTATTGTCTTGCCGGAATCTAACTTTAACGCCTTAATATTGTCTTCACCAACTACCTCAGCCACATCGTGGCCGAAGATAAGTTCGACACCGTTTGATTCCAGCTTATTCTGGACAAGCTGGGCAGCCTCCCGGTCGAGCACCTGCGATAAAACCTGCCCGGATTTGACTATGACCTTTACTTTGAGGCCTCTCTTCTTCAAGGCATAAGCAGCCTTCAGCCCGACCAGGCCCCCGCCGGAAATACAGGCTGGCTTGCTCGCCGCGACAAGCGTATTAAGTTCTTTAGCATCCCGGATCGTCCTGAATCCATAAACGCCTTTTTTGTCTATGCCTTTTATCTCCGGCATCTTGGGCGAAGAGCCTGTAGCAATAAGGAGGCTGTCGAATTCATGTTTCGTCTTGTCCTCAAAGTAGACCGCGTTCTTCTTCGGTTCAACGCGCGTGATCTTTTTATTCAGGATTAGTTCAATATTATTCTCTTTATAAAAACTGTCTGCCCTGTATAATATTTCTTTCTCCTTAATGTCCCCGGCGAGATAGTACGAAATGAGACAGCGACAATAAGACGGGTAATCTTCATCCGAAATCATAGCTATCCGTGACTCTTTATCTTTCTTACGGATAGCTTCCGCCGCCGATATGCCCGCTGCTGAATTCCCTATAATAATATAGCGCTTCATTTAAACACCTCTTCCTGCCATATAACTGCGCCTGTAGGGCATGCTTTTACACAAGCCGGTTCGTCTTTATCGGCACATTTATCGCAGCGCACCGGCATCTTCTTTTTTAAATTGGGGCGGACAGCGCCGTATGGGCATACCATGACGCACATCCAGCAGCCGACACAGCGCTTCTCATCGTGCAGGACCATCCCCTTCGTCTTATCAAAGATAAGCGCTGAGGCCATGCAGGCGTCAACACATTTTGCGTCCTTGCAATGCCTGCATGAAACAGGATAATTTTTCCCGCGCGAACATAGCACTTTTTTTCGCGGCAGAGAGGGCATCTCTTCTTTTATTGCCTTAAAGAGATCCCCGCTCGCTGAATGAGCCACCGCGCAGGCAATCTCGCAGGACTTGCACCCTAAACATTTTTTTACTCCATAATATAACGTCTTCACTTTTGGTACATCCAGGGTTTAAGATTAAGCGCTTTACGCTTCTTGTCTATGTGAGCTATCATCAGGTCGGCCATCTTTATTGGGTCATCGCAGAACTCAAACCTTCCTCCGACGGCACTCTCAATACCCTTCGTCAGATACTCCGTCAGATTAGCGCTTCCCAGAGTGGCAAAAGGAAGTGAGCCAAATACGGTGTATACTCCCGAGGCGACAAAATAAAAACCGATCGTTATCGCTTTCTCTGACATCCATTCGGGCGCGCAGCCTGCGGCCGGTATATCCGACAAATCCTGGCCCAGTCCGCCTTCCTCTATAATATGAGACGCGGCTGTCAGTATACGTGAATTATCGACACATGCGCCCATGTGCAGTACCGGCGGTATGCCGACCGCCTCGCATATCTCCTGCAATCCCTTGCCGGCATAAGTCTTGGCCGCTTCCGGCACCAGCAACCCCTGTTTCGCGCAGGCTATCGCGGCGCATCCGGTCTGAAGTACCAGCACATCGTTCTTTATTAATTCCTTCACAAGCGTCGTATGATAATAATCGTGAGTCTGCTTCGGGTTGTTGCATCCTACCACGCCGGCCAATCCCCTAAGGCGTCCGGATATGATAGCCTCATTCAAAGGCTTATATGTTGAACGATATTTGCCTCCCAATATCTGGAAAACTATCTCTTTCGTAAAACCTGCCACCAGATCCATCTCGTGTTTTGGGATGTTGACCCTTCCCTTATTTCTATTGGAAAAATTTTCCACGCCTATCCTTACTATCTGCTTGGCCACATCATAAGCATTGTCAGGGGTAAATTCTATATGTTGTACGCCGGGGAAACGGGCCTTCGTGCTTGTCGTAATGAGTTTCGTATGAAAACAACTCGCTACCTCATGGAGGGCCGGCATTATACATTGGACATCTACCATCATAACTTCCACCGCGCCGGTTATTATGGCCAACTCCTGCTGAAGAAAATTACCCGCGACCGGAATACCGTTACGCATCAGGACTTCGTTAGCGCTGCAGCAGATACCGGCAAGATTGATACCTTCGGCGCCTTTTACCTTAGCAAGCTTTACCAATTCAGGATCTTTGCAGGCCTTGACCGCCATATCCGACAGGACTGGTTCATGGCCATGCACTACGATGTTGACAAAACCTTCCCTCAGAACTCCGAGATTCACTTTTCCCCTTACAGGCATCGGACTGCCAAGAATGGCATCCTGAACTTCGGTCGCGATCATCGATCCGCCCCAACCGTCCGAAAGCGCACATCGCATACCGTTTTTTATCATATTCTTATAATCGTTGTCCACGCCCATAGTTGTGGTATGTAAAAGCTCTACGACTTCCCTGTCTATACCGCGCGGTGTAATGCCAAGATCCTTCCATATCTTCTGCCGTTTTTTAGGGGCCCTTTTGCAAAATACCAGTTCGCCATCCTGTTTCCCGAACTCTTCGAGGAGTTTTTTGGAAAGTTCTCTGGTAATATCGGATATCGGCTTTGAGCTGTCGATGCCAAATTCTTCCGCAAGCTTCTTAAATTTATCGACGTCGAGTATTTCGTAATTGTGTGTATGAGAATCCTTGCCATGCCCATGCTCATGCATGCGAACGTCCGAGATAAGCGATAACATATGCGCGACATCCCTGCCGTGATCGGAATGAGCGGACGCGCCAACCGCTATTTTCCTGACAAGGTTTCTCGCCGCTATGGTATCGGCGTTTGCGCCGCACACACCGGTGTTAGCGCCCTCTCCAAACGGATCTATGCGGCACGGTCCCATGTTACAGACTGTGCAGCATGCTCCGAGTTGACCAAAACCGCATTGAGGTTGCTGTTCTCCAAGCCTATCCCAAACAGTCTCGATGCTCTCACATCTTGCCTTTTCAAGCATCTCCTGCGTAGCTAAATCTATGGATTTTTTCTTCACATCTGACATTTATTTTCTCTCCTTTACAATCCCGCTGTCTCTAAAACAAGCGGGACCTTCTTATCCCAGCCTATCGGCATGATATGTATGCCCTGACACAACGGCTTAAGCTCTCTAATAAGCCGCGCAGCTATCTCTATCGATTTTGCACTCTTATCTTTCGTCTCTTCCATCTCTTTAATAAGATTGTCGGGCACGAAGACTCCCGCGACATTCTTATTCATATATCTTGCCATTCCCGCGGATTTCAGCAATACTATGCCGCCCAATATCTTTGTCTTTAAATGCCGCGTGGCGTCCAAGAATCTTTTGAATAACTCCATATCGTAGATAGCCTGCGTCTGGAAAAATAGCGCGCCGGATTCTATCTTTTTCTCCATCTTTATGATTTCCGGCTCGAGCGGATCCGCGCCCGGGTTTACTACCGCGCCTACACAGAATTTTGGCGCCCCCTTTAACGCGTTGCCTTTCATGTCCTTGCCTTCCTGCAAAAGTTTTATCGCGTCCAGAAGCTCAATAGAGCCTAAATCAAATACAGGCTTAGCCTCGGGATGATCGCCGAGCGTCGGATAATCCCCCGTAAGGGCAAGCACATTTTCTATGCCGAGTATGGCGGCGGATAATAGATCGGACTGTAACGCAAGCCTGTTCCTGTCACGGCATGTCATCTGCAATATAGGCTCGATGCCCCTATCCTTTAAAAGATGGCACACCGCAAGCGAACCGACCCTTAATACGGAACTTTGCAGGTCCGTAACATTTATTGCGTCGACCTTGCCCTTTATAAGATCCGCATCTTCGAGCATCTCTTTGATATCGGTCCCTTTTGGGGGACCTATCTCGCTTGTAACTAAAAATTTGCCGGCTTTAATCTTATCGCAGAATGTCATCCCGTATTCCTATCCCACCGCCGCGGTGGGAATGTAGCTAACTACACGACACCGCGGCGGTGCAATTCATGAGTTTAAAACATAAAACTATTCTTAAACAATTCAACAGTATTACGCATAAGTATAGTAGTTGTGATCGGCCCTACACCGCCGGGAACAGGCGTGATGAAAGACGCTTTTGCTGAAGCGGCCTCAAACTCCACATCGCCGACTATCTTGTCCGCTACTCTATTTATCCCTACGTCTACAACAATAGCGCCTTCTTTTATCCAATCACCTTTTATTATACCTGCCCTGCCTACCGCAACGACCAGCACCTCGGCTCTTTTTACATGATCGGCAAGCACGCCTCTTTCGCCGGTGGCTATGTGACAAACTGTCGTCGTCGCGAATTTATTTAGTAGCATCATGGCAAGCGGTTTGCCCACAATCTCTGAGTGGCCGACTATAACCGCCTCTTTCCCGTATAGATTTACTTTTGATGATTCCAATAATTCCATTACAGCCATGGCCGTACACGGGCCTATCCTGTACTGGCCCAGCAATATTTTCCCGAGGTTTTCCGGATGCATGCCCTCGGCATCTTTTGCGGGCGATATAAGATTAACTATCCTTTTTGCGTCTATACCCTTTGGCACCGGAAGCTGTAATATTATCGCCGATACGGCCGAATTACTATTTAACTCTTTAACAATATCTTCCGCTTCGGCCTGTGTAATCGTCGCTGGTAAGACTTTAAGTTCATACTCTATTCCAAGATTTTCCGCCGCCTTCTTCTGCGCTTTGACATACACGGCGCTCGACGCGTTATCTCCCATCTGCAAAGCAACCAGCTTAGGCGTCTTGCCGCTTTTAGCTTTAAGCGCTTCGACATCTGATTTTATCGACGTTCTAAGTCCTTCCGCTATTACTTTACCCTCTAAAAGTGCCGCACTCACCTGATTACCTCCTCGCATTTTTCCAAGAACTCTTCTTTTAACTTCGGCAGCTGCTCCTCCATCGGCTGCAGGATATTGTGGATACTGCCGATAAAATCCATATCCTTTATATATCTCATATTTATGTAGACGTTGTACTTCGCGGCAAAGAACGCGCCCTCCAGAAATATAACCGCTATCGCCGTATCCGTTATTAAATTTTTATTGCCGCATTCGATCAATCCATCGCATAATTTTAAACATTCCGCGGATATTCTGCATATATCGCAGGGAGGTTTTATGGCTTCTTTGTAGGCCATCTCCAGTTTCGAAGCGTCCTTAGTCTCCTTCATGATCTTCGACAATTTACTATAAGCTTCTACATCCATATCGATAAGGGCTTCGAGTTCTTTGCGCGCTTCAAGCGTCCTATTTAATATTTTCTTCGCATTCTCTTCGCCGGATTTATATTTCGGATTGCCTATAGTGTAATTTGCGACCATAGACATCAGCGCTACCCCTGCAGCCGCAGTAAGCGCGGCCGCGCTTCCGCCGCCAGGTGCCGGTTTTCGGGCAGCAAGATCACTTAAATAGGCTTCTACAGATCCTTTAATGTACATATCTTCGACCTCCCTTTGGCGTCGACATCCATGCACTCGCCCACCGGATGAGACGGCAGGCTCGGCATGGTAAGAATATTACCGCACAGCGCATATAAAAATCCCGCCCCGGCTGATGGGCGCACCTCGCGTATAGGCAATACAAAATCTTTCGGAGCGCCTTTAAGTTCCGGGTCATGCGACAAGGATAATGGCGTCTTTGCCATGCATATGGGCAATTTTGCCAAACCCAGTTTTTCAAAAATCTCTATATTTGCCTGGGCATGCGGCTCGAAATTCACATCTTTTGCGCCGTAAATTTTAGTGGCAATAATACGCATCTTCTCTTTTATGGATACACCGGACGGATACAGGCGCCTGAAATTACTCTTTACGGAAGCGGCCTTTACCACCGCCCTCGCGAGATCCTTACCGCCTGCCGAGCCTTTTTTATAAACTTCGCTTGCCACGCAGTCAAACGCGCCGGAGCTTAAAGCTATCTTTTTAACCAAATCTATCTCTTTGTCGGTGTCTGTGGCAAATCTGTTGACGGCGACAACGCAAGGCACGCCGTAAATGAGCACATTCTCTATCTGTTTTTTTAGGTTCTCGCAACCTGATTCAACTGCCTTTAAATCTTCTTTTTCGATCTCTTTGCCCAGCGCCTTACCCACGGTCATTTTGAACATTCCGGAATGTACTTTAAGCGCTCTTATCGAACATACCAGGACTGCGGCATCGGGCTTGAGTCCACTCTGGGCGCACTTTATATTAACAAATTTCTCCATCCCGCAGTCCGCTCCGAATCCGGATTCCGTAACCACAAAATCCGCCAATTTCAGCCCGACACGGTCGGCCAGAATGGAGCTGCTCCCATGCGTTATATTCGCGAATGGCCCTGTATGTATAATGCACGGCGTATTCTCGCCTGTCTGCACAAGGTTTGGCTTTATAGCGTCCTTTAATAACAGCGCCATGGCTCCCGCGACATGGATATCTTCGCACGTAACGGCCTTGCCTTCTTTGGTAAGGGCAAGGACTATCCTTGAAAGACGCCTCCTTAAATCCGGTATAGACTCGCATAATGCAAGGATAGCCATTATTTCGCTTGCCGCTGTTATGCAAAATCCGGTCTTCCTTTCGACGCCATGCTCACCGCCGCCTAAGGCTATCATGACGTTACGCAGCGCCCTGTCATTTACATCGACTACCCTGCGCCAGTATATCCTATCCGTATCTATGCCTAATCCATTGCCTCTATATAGATGATTGTCTATAAATGACGCACAAAGGTTATGAGCCTGGCTTACCGCGTGTATATCGCCTGTTAAGTGCAGATTGATATCGTCTTCCGGCAGTACCATAGCCTTACCACCGCCAACTCCTCCGCCTTTAACACCGAAGAACGGCCCGATAGAGGGCTGTCTTATGCAGGCAACCGTTTTCTTGCCGAGCTTATTCAGGGCCATCGATAGGCCTATCGTAGTAACGGTCTTTCCCTCACCCAAATGCGTCGGGGTGATGCCCGTTACAACGATATATTTGCCCTTTGACCGTAAATTCTTTTTAGACTTGAGGATGTCCAGGGATATCTTGGCCTTATGGTAACCATATGGCTCCAGATATCTGTTTGATATACCGAGCTTTGTGGCAATTGAATTGATTGGCTTTAGCGTCATTATATTAAAATAATTATGAGATAATCATTCTAATATAAGTGGGCGGGCAGGTCAATAGAATTTACCTATTTTTCAGCACAGGCTGCAGAAATAAGGTAAAGGCCTTTTAATGTCAGATCTTCGTCCGCCATCTGTATGGATTTAGCGTATTTTTTGATGAGTTTGGAGTTTCCGCCTGTGGCTATAATTTTCGCATCTTTACCCAGGATCTTCCTGTATTTGGCCGCCAAACCGTCGATCATAGCGCCAAAACCGAATAAGATGCCGCCTCTCATGCTATTTACAGTATCCTTGCCTATGATAGATGGGGCATCTTTTAACTCTACTTTTGGCAACAACGCCGTTCTTCTGTAAAGACTTGATAACGATAATTCTATTCCCGGCAATATAAGCCCGCCCAGATAATCGCCCTTTTTTGAGATTATATCGAAGGTTATAGCGGTCCCCGAATCAACCACTACTGCGGGAGCGCCGTAAAGCATCTTGGCCGCATAAGCATTCACAAGCCTATCCTGCCCCACCTCTTTCTTTATCCTGTATAAATTTTTTATCGGGACTATCTTGTCTTTGCCTAAAACGGTTATCTTTATATCAGATGATAGCTTACGGAGTTCCACTATAAACCGCGCTAATGACAAAGGAACGACGCTCGATATTACCGCCTCGCTCACATCGCCTATTTCGAAATGCGCCCGCGCTATAAGAGCTTTTATGCTACGGGCGTATAAGGAATATGAATTGGTCGGAATCTTCGTCTTCCTGGACAGCTTATTGCCTTTAAATAATCCAACTGTTATATTTGTATTTCCTATATCTACCGCTAATATATTTTTCATCTCGCTATCACCACGTCTCCAGAGGAAACTTTTTCCAGCACTCCTGAATCCAGCCGCACAACAAGCGCTCCGTCCGGATCTATATCATGAGCCAGCCCTTCGAATGTCCTGCCTGGCAGGCTTATCTTTACCCTCGATCCAAGCATGTCGGATAGATTCTTCCACGCTTCTACTATAGGCTCAAATCCTTTGCTGGCCAATAAATTATAACATCCTTCAAGTCTTTCCAGGATATTTTTTGTCAGTTCAACTCTTGATACCGCGCCTTTTATGCTGCGCCTGACAAGCCCTTCTTTTAATGAGGTGCCGGTTTTGGGCAACTGCTTAGATGGCGTATTCACGTTAATTCCTATGCCTAAAATAACAAAATCTACACAGTCTTGCTGGGCTTTCATCTCCGTTAAGATACCGCATATCTTCTTACCGTCTAACATTATATCGTTGGGCCACTTTATAGAAACATCAAGCGATGTAACTTCTCTGATCGCCCTAGTCACCGCCACTGCCGCCAGAAGAGTTATTCTCGGTATTTCATTCGGGGCTATCCTGGGTTTCAATATGCATGACATGTACACACCACCCTTCGGCGGAGAAGCCCAGCGCCTTCCGTGCCTGCCTTTACCTTTGGACTGTTCTTCCGCGAGAATTATCGTGCCCTCCTTTATTCCTTTTTCCGCCAATTGATAGGCTAAATCATTTGTTGAATCGACTTTTTTATACGATATTATCTCTTTGCCGAAAACTTTTGTTTTCAGTTTCCATTTTATCTCGGAAGATATGAGCGCGTCGGGTACTGTTATAAGTTTATAGCCCAGATGAGGCACGGCTTCTATTTCATAACCTGCCTTGCGCAAGTCCTCTATGTGTTTCCATATAGCCGCCCTGGAGATGCCGGCATACTTACACAGCTCTTCGCCGGAAACATAGGAATCCCTGCTATGGCGCAGTACGTTTAATATCTTCTCGTCCAACATTCTCTTTTAACTCCTTTATCTGGTCGCGAAGGATGGCGGCGCGTTCAAACTGCAGATTCCTTGCCGCGACTTCCATATCGTGCTGTAATTCTCCGATCAATGACGTAACATCATACTCGTCGTCATTCTCCTCGACGACACTCTCAATAACTTCACGCGCTTTCTTATATGACTCGATGCCCTCCCTGACAGCCTTCTCTATCGAGCGCGGAGTTATATTATTTTTCTTATTAAATTCGATCTGTATCTCCCGGCGGCGGCTGGTCTCATCCATGGCTCTCTTCATGGATTTTGTAACGGTGTCCGCGTACATCAGCACTTCGCCGTTTATATGGCGTGCCGCGCGGCCCGCCACCTGTATAAGGCTTGTGCCGGAACGCAAGAATCCTTCTTTATCAGCGTCGAGTATCGCCACCAGTGAAACTTCCGGCAGATCCAGCCCTTCTCTTAATAAATTTATTCCAACGAGACAATCGAACTTTCCTAACCTAAGGTCTCTTAGTATCTCTACCCTTTCTATAGCGTCGATTTCAGAGTGCAGATATTTCACTCTCAAGCCCATATCTTTTAAATAGCGCGCCAGGTCCTCTGAGAGCCGCTTTGTAAGAGTGGTGACCAGAATTCGTTCTTTTTTCTCGGCGCGCTTTTTTATCTCACCGACAAGATCGTCTATCTGTCCGGCTGTCGGCCTTACTTCTATCTTCGGATCTATAAGTCCGGTGGGTCTTATTACCTGCTCTATGATGCTACCTTTAGAGAGCCCTATCTCATATTCATCCGGAGTGGCGGAAACAAATACCGCCTTATTTATCATGCTTGAAAACTCTTCGAATCTTAAGGGTCTGTTATCAAGCGCCGACGGCAGCCTGAAGCCATACTCTATCAGTGTCTCTTTGCGCGCCTTGTCGCCCGCATGCATGCCCCTTATCTGCGGTATTGTCACATGCGACTCGTCTATAAAAAGAAGAAAATCTTTGGGGAAATAATCTATCAGGCACCACGGTCGCTCTCCCGACGGACGGCCGGATATATGGCGCGAATAATTCTCTATGCCGTTGCAATACCCCAGCTCGCGCATCATGTCGATATCATATTTCGTGCGCGATTCAAGCCTCTGCGCTTCCACCAACTTTCGCTGGCTCTTTAATTCATCGAGCCTG includes the following:
- a CDS encoding formate--tetrahydrofolate ligase; amino-acid sequence: MTLKPINSIATKLGISNRYLEPYGYHKAKISLDILKSKKNLRSKGKYIVVTGITPTHLGEGKTVTTIGLSMALNKLGKKTVACIRQPSIGPFFGVKGGGVGGGKAMVLPEDDINLHLTGDIHAVSQAHNLCASFIDNHLYRGNGLGIDTDRIYWRRVVDVNDRALRNVMIALGGGEHGVERKTGFCITAASEIMAILALCESIPDLRRRLSRIVLALTKEGKAVTCEDIHVAGAMALLLKDAIKPNLVQTGENTPCIIHTGPFANITHGSSSILADRVGLKLADFVVTESGFGADCGMEKFVNIKCAQSGLKPDAAVLVCSIRALKVHSGMFKMTVGKALGKEIEKEDLKAVESGCENLKKQIENVLIYGVPCVVAVNRFATDTDKEIDLVKKIALSSGAFDCVASEVYKKGSAGGKDLARAVVKAASVKSNFRRLYPSGVSIKEKMRIIATKIYGAKDVNFEPHAQANIEIFEKLGLAKLPICMAKTPLSLSHDPELKGAPKDFVLPIREVRPSAGAGFLYALCGNILTMPSLPSHPVGECMDVDAKGRSKICTLKDL
- a CDS encoding type III pantothenate kinase codes for the protein MKNILAVDIGNTNITVGLFKGNKLSRKTKIPTNSYSLYARSIKALIARAHFEIGDVSEAVISSVVPLSLARFIVELRKLSSDIKITVLGKDKIVPIKNLYRIKKEVGQDRLVNAYAAKMLYGAPAVVVDSGTAITFDIISKKGDYLGGLILPGIELSLSSLYRRTALLPKVELKDAPSIIGKDTVNSMRGGILFGFGAMIDGLAAKYRKILGKDAKIIATGGNSKLIKKYAKSIQMADEDLTLKGLYLISAACAEK
- a CDS encoding biotin--[acetyl-CoA-carboxylase] ligase — translated: MLDEKILNVLRHSRDSYVSGEELCKYAGISRAAIWKHIEDLRKAGYEIEAVPHLGYKLITVPDALISSEIKWKLKTKVFGKEIISYKKVDSTNDLAYQLAEKGIKEGTIILAEEQSKGKGRHGRRWASPPKGGVYMSCILKPRIAPNEIPRITLLAAVAVTRAIREVTSLDVSIKWPNDIMLDGKKICGILTEMKAQQDCVDFVILGIGINVNTPSKQLPKTGTSLKEGLVRRSIKGAVSRVELTKNILERLEGCYNLLASKGFEPIVEAWKNLSDMLGSRVKISLPGRTFEGLAHDIDPDGALVVRLDSGVLEKVSSGDVVIAR
- the uvrB gene encoding excinuclease ABC subunit UvrB produces the protein MNFKLVSNFNPEGDQPQAIKKLEEGLRKGEKFQTLLGVTGSGKTFTMANVVAAINKPTLVISHNKTLAAQLYSEFKEFFPENAVEYFVSYYDYYQPEAYIPQRDIYIEKDASINEDIDRLRLSATSSLMSRRDCLIVASVSCIYSLGSPGEYGEMLIFLKEGEDISRDEILCKLVSIHYTRNDYDFKRSTFRVRGDTVEIFPAYTKTAYRVEQFGDKIEHIYEINPLTGDIINGVQKIGIYPAKHFVTTPDRIERAINTIEEELSFRLDELKSQRKLVEAQRLESRTKYDIDMMRELGYCNGIENYSRHISGRPSGERPWCLIDYFPKDFLLFIDESHVTIPQIRGMHAGDKARKETLIEYGFRLPSALDNRPLRFEEFSSMINKAVFVSATPDEYEIGLSKGSIIEQVIRPTGLIDPKIEVRPTAGQIDDLVGEIKKRAEKKERILVTTLTKRLSEDLARYLKDMGLRVKYLHSEIDAIERVEILRDLRLGKFDCLVGINLLREGLDLPEVSLVAILDADKEGFLRSGTSLIQVAGRAARHINGEVLMYADTVTKSMKRAMDETSRRREIQIEFNKKNNITPRSIEKAVREGIESYKKAREVIESVVEENDDEYDVTSLIGELQHDMEVAARNLQFERAAILRDQIKELKENVGREDIKRTAP